The Primulina eburnea isolate SZY01 chromosome 8, ASM2296580v1, whole genome shotgun sequence genome contains a region encoding:
- the LOC140839334 gene encoding uncharacterized protein yields MNCLIWNIRGLRGSESQQRLHSFVKEKQIKVLAVLEPMIDLDPRFMTRRLGFSGVISNLSGHIWVFFTADVRAECVFDHAQFLHIRVSASFLPTEIFCSFVYARCDYVQRRDLWASLLLVKPVLGPWLVGGDFNVVRDASECLGSRGGRLLPMEEFNTFILDSGLIDAGFEGSSFTWTNKTIWKRLDRVLVSIDWGDHFSSIRFEHLARTVSDHCPLLVTAPVFARGPSSFRFQRMWVRHHGFLQTVRLNWNLPCSLIGMSRLSVKLKRLKNHLKWWNRDVFGNIFDKITEAESAVRSAELACEVDPSDSNWTALSDRNADLARVTAMEADFWKQKAACNWLEDGERNTKLFHNLVKKKRVANKIFRIWDDGVCLTSPDMIQQSGASFFQHLLTGDPFVLDCPDLSGFPSVISDEENYGITATPSLEEVRATVFSISPDSVAGPDGFSSAFFQHCWEIVHQDVLDAVLDFFSGSPLPQSFTATTITLIPKVEGARAWSDYRPISLCNVTNKIISKLLYFRLRAVAERLISLNQSGFVPGRMISDNILLAQELTHSLTLPTRGGNVILKLDMAKAYDRVQWPFLFAVLRHFGFSEQVLALVSACISHCHFSVNINGSLSGFFGSTRGLRQGDPLSPLLFILGAEYLSRGLDRLYLRHPAIRYRSSCDLLISHLAYADDIIIFANGGSRGMQRLLDFLHHYENCSGQMVNAVKSSLILPPRCSERLRSRLLRITGFAEGHLPIKYLGVPLFRGNRTCSLFEPLLQSVRRRLEGWEIRTLSPGSRMTLIRSVLLSMPIYLFQVVQPPLAVMEKLERAFNAFLWGSRPSEKKWHWARWSRACLPVEEGGLGFRRLKDLVDSFSIKLWFRFRQGSSLWAKFLMRKYCLLAHPACVSSRGFISPTWRRLLQIRPRAESGIRWRVGHGDISFWDDCWFRDVPLSSQTEVCGDRGARVSHFISEGTWDFDLLCSVVAPSFAEQIVLVPILSGELDSARWIHSSDGDFSVKSAWELIRLRAPISGFNRPCWGSWLRPTMSFFLWRFWHQWLPVDEVLQRRGFALASRCQCCDMSETFTHVFIRSPVARPVWHFFGAVFGVRIPDTEDFRLFLSAWKRNLVWAPGGHVREFLPFIILWFLWTARNDAKHRQLSISGETVKFQILSYLRLAHSARTVKPKHWVGYLQVARSLGISVCFYRYHRTAIVRWLRPPFSCFKLNVDGSSRGNPGDSSVGGVVRDHSGRVLLSFSEFIGAGSTIRAELWAVWRGLILCSDLSFFPLWIEVDSQISIQILRSRQCRWGLDHIVSRILVLLRGRMVHISHIYREGNSVADALAARAHDLRQFTLELGPSLPSHISILARLLCSEFVFYRSFEMCKLAQTLALSILCSFGLGWVPALLPSVLLFGPFLVYGRRSLQASPCPPFFLFYALLPIVMVVLDDLFRWSLWPGASFLSGFIWFLLSLSALVALDVLYWLHLISELPSRLDF; encoded by the exons ATGAATTGCCTAATCTGGAATATCCGGGGACTTCGAGGTTCGGAGTCCCAGCAGAGGCTTCATTCCTTTGTGAAGGAGAAACAGATTAAGGTTTTGGCTGTTTTGGAGCCCATGATTGATCTGGATCCGAGATTCATGACTCGCCGTTTGGGGTTTTCTGGAGTCATCTCTAATCTCTCCGGTCATATCTGGGTATTTTTTACTGCTGATGTGAGGGCGGAGTGTGTTTTTGATCATGCTCAGTTCCTTCACATCAGAGTCTCTGCCTCCTTCTTACCGACAGAGATTTTTTGTTCTTTTGTCTATGCCAGATGTGATTATGTTCAGCGTAGGGATCTTTGGGCTTCCTTGCTTTTGGTTAAGCCTGTTTTGGGTCCCTGGCTGGTTGGGGGCGACTTTAATGTCGTCCGGGATGCATCTGAGTGCCTGGGCTCCCGTGGTGGTAGGTTGCTACCCATGGAGGAGTTCAACACTTTTATTCTTGATTCTGGCCTGATCGATGCTGGTTTTGAGGGGTCTTCGTTCACCTGGACGAATAAGACCATTTGGAAGCGGTTGGACAGGGTCTTGGTTTCTATTGATTGGGGAGATCATTTCAGCTCGATTCGGTTTGAACATCTCGCTCGTACTGTCTCGGATCACTGTCCGCTTTTGGTTACCGCTCCTGTTTTTGCCCGTGGGCCGAGCTCGTTTCGCTTCCAGCGTATGTGGGTTAGGCACCATGGTTTTTTGCAGACTGTTAGGCTTAATTGGAATTTGCCTTGCAGTCTGATTGGCATGTCGCGTCTTTCTGTCAAGTTGAAGCGTCTTAAAAATCACCTCAAGTGGTGGAATCGGGATGTTTTTGGTaacatctttgataaaatcaccGAGGCTGAGAGTGCGGTTCGTTCCGCAGAGCTTGCTTGTGAGGTCGATCCTTCTGATTCGAATTGGACTGCCCTGTCCGATCGTAATGCGGATCTGGCGCGTGTCACCGccatggaggcggatttttggAAACAAAAAGCTGCATGCAACTGGCTAGAGGATGGTGAGCGGAACACCAAACTCTTTCATAACTTGGTTAAGAAGAAGCGTGTGGCTAATAAGATTTTCCGCATATGGGATGATGGGGTTTGCCTGACGTCTCCTGATATGATTCAGCAGTCGGGTGCCTCGTTTTTTCAGCACTTACTCACTGGGGATCCCTTTGTGCTTGATTGTCCTGATCTTTCGGGGTTTCCTTCGGTGATTTCTGATGAGGAGAATTATGGGATTACTGCTACCCCCTCCCTTGAGGAGGTGCGTGCGACTGTTTTCTCCATTTCTCCTGACAGTGTGGCAGGCCCTGATGGCTTCTCTTCGGCGTTTTTCCAGCATTGCTGGGAGATCGTTCATCAGGATGTGTTGGATGCGGTTTTAGATTTTTTCAGCGGCTCTCCCCTTCCCCAGAGCTTTACTGCCACCACGATTACTTTGATCCCAAAAGTCGAGGGTGCTCGGGCCTGGTCGGATTATCGTCCGATCAGCCTCTGTAATGTCACGAACAAAATCATTTCAAAGTTGTTGTACTTTCGTTTGCGGGCTGTGGCGGAGAGACTTATTTCTTTGAATCAGAGTGGTTTTGTTCCGGGACGGATGATTTCTGATAACATCCTCCTTGCTCAGGAGCTCACTCATAGTCTCACTCTCCCCACTCGTGGTGGTAATGTTATTTTGAAGTTGGATATGGCTAAGGCCTATGATCGGGTCCAATGGCCTTTCCTTTTTGCTGTTTTGCGCCATTTTGGTTTCTCTGAGCAGGTTTTGGCGTTGGTCTCGGCATGTATTTCTCATTGTCATTTCTCCGTTAATATCAATGGTTCTCTTTCGGGGTTCTTCGGTTCTACCCGGGGCCTCAGGCAGGGAGACCCATTGTCCCCTCTTCTTTTCATCTTAGGGGCGGAGTATCTTTCACGTGGCCTTGACAGACTCTACTTGCGTCATCCTGCTATTAGGTACCGGTCTAGTTGTGATCTTTTGATTTCCCACCTGGCCTATGCTGATGATATCATTATTTTTGCCAATGGTGGGTCTCGTGGGATGCAGCGTCTTTTAGATTTTCTGCATCACTATGAGAACTGTTCGGGACAGATGGTGAATGCTGTCAAGAGTTCCCTGATTTTACCTCCGCGATGCTCTGAACGCCTTCGCTCTAGACTCTTGCGTATCACTGGCTTTGCGGAGGGTCACTTGCCGATCAAATACCTAGGTGTCCCCTTATTTCGGGGCAATAGGACGTGTTCCCTTTTTGAGCCCCTCTTACAGTCTGTTAGGAGGCGGTTGGAGGGTTGGGAGATTCGCACTCTTTCTCCGGGGAGCCGCATGACCCTCATTCGTAGCGTGCTCCTCTCGATGCCCATATATTTGTTTCAGGTTGTTCAGCCTCCGTTGGCTGTCATGGAGAAACTTGAGAGAGCCTTTAATGCCTTTCTTTGGGGGTCCAGGCCCTCGGAGAAGAAATGGCATTGGGCTCGTTGGTCTCGGGCTTGCCTCCCCGTGGAAGAGGGGGGTCTTGGCTTTCGGAGATTGAAAGATCTCGTGGATAGCTTCTCCATAAAACTGTGGTTTCGGTTCAGGCAGGGATCTTCCCTCTGGGCCAAATTTTTGATGAGGAAATATTGTCTCTTGGCGCACCCAGCTTGTGTTTCTTCTCGTGGTTTTATCTCTCCCACTTGGCGGCGTCTGCTCCAGATCAGGCCTCGTGCGGAGAGTGGAATTCGCTGGCGTGTTGGCCATGGAGATATTTCTTTTTGGGATGATTGTTGGTTCAGGGATGTTCCCCTGTCCAGTCAGACTGAGGTCTGTGGGGATCGTGGTGCCCGGGTTTCCCATTTTATTTCGGAGGGAACCTGGGATTTTGACCTTCTTTGTTCAGTTGTTGCTCCTTCTTTTGCGGAGCAGATTGTGTTGGTCCCGATTCTTTCGGGAGAGTTGGATTCGGCTCGATGGATCCATAGCTCCGATGGTGATTTTTCTGTCAAGTCCGCTTGGGAGTTGATCCGTTTGCGCGCCCCGATCTCTGGTTTTAATCGTCCCTGTTGGGGTAGCTGGTTGAGGCCTACAATGTCATTCTTTCTTTGGAGATTTTGGCATCAGTGGCTCCCAGTTGATGAGGTGCTTCAGCGCCGTGGCTTTGCGTTAGCGTCTCGTTGTCAGTGTTGTGATATGTCTGAGACATTCACGCATGTGTTTATTCGCAGCCCGGTGGCTCGTCCTGTTTGGCATTTTTTTGGTGCTGTCTTTGGGGTTCGTATCCCTGACACCGAGGATTTCCGGTTATTCCTTAGTGCCTGGAAGCGGAATCTGGTCTGGGCCCCAGGGGGCCATGTGAGGGAGTTTCTCCCTTTCATTATCTTGTGGTTTCTCTGGACGGCTCGGAATGATGCGAAGCACCGCCAGCTCTCCATTTCTGGAGAGACGGTGAAGTTCCAGATCTTGTCTTACCTGCGCCTCGCCCATTCTGCGCGTACTGTCAAACCCAAGCATTGGGTGGGTTATCTCCAGGTGGCGCGATCACTGGGGATCTCGGTTTGCTTTTACAGATATCATCGGACGGCGATTGTTCGTTGGCTTCGGCCGCCGTTCAGTTGCTTTAAGCTTAATGTGGATGGGAGTTCGAGAGGGAATCCTGGGGATTCTTCGGTTGGTGGCGTCGTTCGTGATCATTCTGGGCGGGTCTTGCTTTCGTTCAGTGAGTTTATTGGAGCTGGGTCTACTATCCGGGCGGAACTCTGGGCGGTCTGGAGGGGTCTTATCCTTTGTTCTGACCTTTCTTTTTTCCCTCTTTGGATCGAGGTTGATTCTCAGATTTCTATTCAGATCCTCCGCTCTCGTCAGTGTCGTTGGGGGCTGGATCACATTGTGTCTAGGATTTTGGTTCTCTTGAGGGGGCGTATGGTTCATATCTCGCATATATACCGGGAGGGTAATTCGGTGGCGGATGCTTTGGCGGCTAGGGCTCATGACCTTCGGCAGTTtaccttagagttaggtccTTCTTTACCCAGCCACATCTCCATCCTTGCCC GTCTTTTGTGCTCGGAGTTTGTTTTTTATCGCTCATTTGAGATGTGCAAGTTGGCTCAAACACTTGCACTCTCCATATTATGTTCCTTTGGACTTGGATGGGTCCCAGCACTTCTTCCATCGGTGCTTCTCTTTGGACCATTCCTGGTTTACGGCAGGCGCTCACTGCAGGCTTCTCCTTGCCCGcctttttttctcttttatgcTCTCTTGCCGATTGTTATGGTGGTTCTGGATGATCTATTTCGGTGGTCTCTTTGGCCCGGAGCCTCATTCCTGTCGGGATTTATATGGTTTCTACTTTCGCTCAGCGCTTTGGTGGCTCTGGATGTTCTGTATTGGTTGCATCTTATTTCAGAGTTACCGTCACGCTTGGATTTCTGA